From the genome of Ralstonia pickettii, one region includes:
- a CDS encoding CaiB/BaiF CoA transferase family protein: MGALSHLRVLDLTRVLAGPWCAQNLADFGADVIKVERPGAGDDTRTWGPPWLKDEAGNNTAEAAYYLAANRNKRSITVDISMPEGQDIVRKLAAHADVVLENYKVGQLKKYGLDYASLKAVKPDLVYCSITGFGQTGPYAARAGYDFIVQGMGGFMSLTGERDDLPGGGPQKAGVAISDLMTGMYATVAVLAALAHRDRTGEGQYIDMALLDVQVAMLANMNTNYLASGQAPKRWGNAHPNIVPYQTFQAANGWIIVAVGNDGQFRRFVEAGGIPELADDPRFATNPQRVANRDVLVPILAEMVKRFGKGEWIDKLEAAGVPCGPINSLDEVFDNEQVQARGLRVDLPHPSAGTVKLVGSPVKMSATPPKAASHPPLLGEHTEAVLRDVLNLSADQVDSLRRRGVI, translated from the coding sequence ATGGGCGCTCTGAGCCATCTTCGTGTTCTCGACCTGACCCGCGTGCTTGCCGGCCCCTGGTGCGCGCAGAACCTTGCCGATTTTGGCGCCGACGTCATCAAAGTGGAGCGTCCCGGCGCCGGCGACGACACGCGCACATGGGGCCCGCCGTGGCTCAAGGACGAAGCGGGCAACAACACCGCCGAAGCCGCCTATTACCTTGCGGCCAATCGAAACAAGCGGTCGATCACCGTCGACATCAGCATGCCGGAGGGCCAGGACATCGTCCGCAAGCTTGCCGCGCACGCCGATGTGGTGCTCGAGAACTACAAGGTCGGCCAGCTCAAGAAGTACGGACTCGACTATGCATCGCTCAAGGCGGTGAAGCCGGACCTCGTTTACTGCTCCATCACGGGCTTCGGCCAGACCGGCCCTTACGCCGCACGCGCCGGCTACGACTTCATCGTGCAGGGCATGGGCGGCTTCATGAGCCTGACCGGCGAGCGCGACGACCTGCCCGGCGGCGGCCCGCAAAAGGCCGGCGTGGCCATCTCCGATTTGATGACCGGCATGTACGCCACCGTCGCCGTGCTGGCCGCGCTTGCGCACCGCGACCGCACCGGCGAGGGCCAGTACATCGACATGGCGCTGCTCGACGTGCAGGTCGCCATGCTGGCCAACATGAATACCAACTACCTCGCCAGCGGCCAGGCGCCCAAGCGCTGGGGCAATGCGCATCCGAATATCGTGCCGTACCAGACGTTCCAGGCCGCCAATGGCTGGATCATCGTGGCGGTCGGCAACGACGGCCAGTTCCGGCGCTTTGTCGAGGCCGGCGGCATTCCCGAGCTGGCCGACGATCCGCGCTTTGCCACCAACCCGCAGCGCGTGGCCAACCGGGACGTGCTGGTGCCGATCCTGGCAGAGATGGTCAAGCGCTTCGGCAAAGGCGAATGGATCGACAAGCTCGAAGCCGCCGGGGTGCCGTGCGGCCCGATCAACTCGCTTGACGAGGTGTTCGACAACGAGCAGGTACAGGCGCGTGGCCTGCGTGTCGACCTTCCGCATCCGAGCGCGGGCACCGTCAAGCTGGTCGGCAGCCCGGTCAAGATGAGCGCCACTCCGCCCAAGGCCGCGAGCCATCCGCCGTTGCTGGGCGAGCACACCGAGGCCGTGCTGCGCGACGTGTTGAACCTGAGCGCGGACCAGGTCGACTCGCTGCGCAGGCGCGGCGTGATCTGA
- the alaS gene encoding alanine--tRNA ligase has translation MKASDIRQKFLTFFEGKGHTVVRSSPLVPGNDPTLLFTNSGMVQFKDVFLGTDKRPYVRAASVQRCLRAGGKHNDLENVGYTARHHTFFEMLGNWSFGDYFKRDALVWAWELLTQEYKLPAEKLWATVYQTDDEAYDIWTKVIGLPPERVVRIGDNKGAPYASDNFWQMAETGPCGPCSEIFYDHGPDVWGGPPGSPDADGDRYIEIWNNVFMQFDRQLDPATGEYTLTPLPAPCVDTGMGMERLAAILQHVHSNYEIDLFQALIAAAARETNTKDLTNNSLRVIADHIRACSFLIVDGVIPGNEGRGYVLRRIIRRAIRHGYKLGCRAAFFHKLVDDLVAQMGEAYPELREARDRVVEVLRTEEARFFETIEHGMSILDAALGELKTSGAKMLDGELAFKLHDTYGFPLDLTQDVCRENDVIVDEAAFDAAMTRQREQARAAGKFKMAAGTLDYTGDKTTFHGYEQLVRETARVTALFVDGASVQEMHPGQTGVVVLDHTPFYAESGGQVGDQGTLKAATVWFDVTDTLKVQPDVFGHHGELRTGVLKVGDAVSAEVDAVRRARTMRNHSATHLMHKALREVLGSHVQQKGSLVDAEKTRFDFSHNAPMTPLQIREVEARVNAEIFANAATSAQLMGFDDAVKNGAMALFGEKYGDEVRVLSIGSSKELCGGTHVARTGDIGLFKIVSESGVAAGIRRVEAITGDNVLHYLQTLDTRINEAAAALRAQPSELTQRIVQVQDQVKTLEKELERMKSKLAASQGDELVSQAVDVAGIKVLAAKLDGADAKTLRETMDKLKDKLQTAAIVLGSVTDGKVALIAGVTADATAKVKAGELVNFVAQQVGGKGGGRPDMAQAGGTEPDNLPQALAGVAAWVQQKV, from the coding sequence ATGAAAGCCTCCGATATCCGCCAAAAATTCCTGACGTTCTTTGAGGGCAAGGGCCACACCGTGGTGCGCTCCTCGCCGCTGGTGCCGGGCAACGACCCGACGCTGCTGTTCACCAACTCCGGCATGGTGCAGTTCAAGGACGTCTTTCTCGGTACCGACAAGCGCCCGTACGTGCGCGCGGCCTCCGTGCAGCGCTGCCTGCGCGCCGGTGGCAAGCACAACGACCTGGAAAACGTCGGCTATACGGCGCGCCACCACACGTTCTTCGAAATGCTCGGCAACTGGTCGTTCGGCGACTACTTCAAGCGCGACGCACTCGTGTGGGCGTGGGAACTGCTGACGCAGGAATACAAGCTGCCGGCTGAGAAGCTGTGGGCCACCGTCTACCAGACCGACGACGAGGCTTACGACATCTGGACCAAGGTCATTGGTCTGCCGCCCGAGCGCGTCGTACGCATCGGCGACAACAAGGGCGCGCCGTACGCCTCCGACAACTTCTGGCAGATGGCCGAAACCGGCCCGTGCGGCCCGTGCTCGGAAATCTTCTACGACCACGGCCCGGACGTGTGGGGCGGCCCCCCCGGGAGCCCAGATGCCGACGGCGACCGCTACATCGAAATCTGGAACAACGTGTTCATGCAGTTCGACCGCCAGCTCGATCCGGCGACCGGCGAATACACGCTGACTCCGTTGCCCGCACCGTGCGTCGACACCGGCATGGGCATGGAACGCCTGGCTGCCATCCTGCAGCACGTGCACAGCAACTACGAGATCGACCTGTTCCAGGCGCTCATCGCTGCCGCTGCGCGCGAGACGAACACGAAGGATCTGACCAACAACTCGCTGCGCGTGATTGCCGACCACATTCGCGCGTGCTCGTTCCTGATCGTCGATGGCGTGATCCCGGGCAACGAAGGCCGCGGCTACGTGCTGCGCCGGATCATCCGCCGCGCCATCCGCCACGGCTACAAGCTCGGCTGCCGCGCTGCGTTCTTCCACAAGCTTGTGGACGACCTCGTCGCGCAGATGGGCGAAGCCTATCCGGAACTGCGTGAGGCGCGCGACCGCGTGGTCGAAGTGCTGCGTACGGAAGAGGCGCGCTTCTTCGAGACCATCGAGCACGGCATGTCGATCCTCGACGCCGCGCTGGGCGAGCTGAAGACCTCGGGTGCCAAGATGCTCGACGGCGAGCTGGCCTTCAAGCTGCACGACACCTACGGTTTCCCGCTGGACCTGACGCAAGACGTCTGCCGCGAGAACGATGTGATCGTCGACGAAGCCGCCTTTGACGCCGCCATGACCCGCCAACGCGAGCAGGCACGCGCCGCCGGCAAGTTCAAGATGGCCGCCGGCACGCTCGACTACACCGGCGACAAGACGACCTTCCACGGCTACGAGCAGCTGGTGCGCGAAACCGCGCGAGTGACGGCGTTGTTTGTCGACGGTGCATCGGTGCAGGAAATGCATCCGGGCCAGACCGGCGTGGTGGTGCTGGACCACACACCGTTCTATGCGGAATCGGGCGGCCAGGTTGGCGACCAGGGCACGCTCAAGGCTGCGACCGTCTGGTTTGACGTGACCGACACGCTCAAGGTGCAGCCGGACGTGTTCGGGCACCACGGCGAGCTGCGCACCGGCGTGCTGAAGGTGGGCGATGCCGTGTCGGCGGAAGTGGACGCAGTGCGCCGCGCGCGCACCATGCGCAACCACTCGGCCACCCACCTGATGCACAAGGCGCTGCGCGAAGTGCTGGGCAGCCACGTGCAGCAGAAAGGCTCGCTGGTCGATGCGGAAAAGACGCGCTTCGACTTCTCGCACAACGCACCGATGACGCCGCTGCAGATCCGCGAAGTGGAAGCGCGCGTCAACGCAGAAATTTTCGCCAACGCGGCCACGAGCGCGCAGCTCATGGGCTTTGACGACGCGGTCAAGAATGGGGCGATGGCGCTTTTCGGCGAGAAGTACGGCGACGAAGTGCGCGTGCTGTCGATCGGTTCGTCGAAGGAACTGTGTGGCGGCACGCACGTGGCGCGCACGGGCGACATCGGTCTGTTCAAGATCGTGAGCGAGTCGGGCGTGGCAGCGGGCATCCGCCGTGTGGAAGCCATCACCGGCGACAACGTGCTGCACTACCTGCAGACGCTCGATACGCGCATCAACGAAGCGGCCGCCGCACTGCGTGCGCAGCCTTCGGAATTGACGCAACGCATCGTGCAGGTGCAAGACCAGGTCAAGACGCTCGAGAAGGAACTGGAGCGCATGAAGTCGAAGCTGGCCGCAAGCCAGGGCGACGAACTCGTGAGCCAGGCTGTGGACGTGGCCGGCATCAAGGTGCTGGCTGCCAAGCTGGACGGCGCCGACGCCAAGACGCTGCGCGAGACCATGGACAAGCTCAAGGACAAGCTGCAGACCGCAGCCATCGTGCTGGGCAGCGTGACTGACGGCAAGGTCGCGCTGATTGCCGGCGTGACGGCTGACGCCACGGCCAAGGTCAAGGCGGGCGAGCTGGTCAACTTTGTTGCCCAGCAGGTCGGCGGCAAGGGTGGCGGCCGACCGGACATGGCCCAGGCCGGCGGCACGGAGCCGGACAACCTGCCGCAGGCGCTGGCCGGTGTGGCAGCGTGGGTGCAGCAGAAGGTCTGA
- a CDS encoding ArnT family glycosyltransferase: MQESTRPGRRSAHAPAATTHARDFTARPALLATGGVITPAAPSVRAWPWRALRKWLLVALVACAYLLPGTLGHDPWKQDETYTFGIVQHMVATGDPIVPVSAGQPFVEKPPLYAWVASTLVWLLADVLPAHDAARLASALFAGLALAFTARLARAATGAASWTDARVLGTVALCAGSLIVVKHAHEMITDVALLAGTAIGFCGLFECVLPATHARGSAWLLGIGMGMALLAKGVFIPMVFCITIAGACVLLPACRSRAFVRRLGTATLVFLPFATIWPTLFYLRAPDLFQVWFWDNNIGRFLGFSVPVLGAENDDPLYVWHSLLTIGFPAGPLALVALARGAWRDWRTPHVALPLVFTAVGLLALQFSATGRPLYLLPFIEPLAILGQRAMSRLPMRVHITWDYLSRTLFGGLVLLAWLLWAVMTENTSHAGLRWLDRWLPVDWTLPIQPTLVAAALALTVGWLWLLPRLKAAGAWRGAMSWAAGALVGWGLIGTLLLPWLDEAKSYRSVFDSFGVKLAPAWRADDCMASLHLGESEAPMLRYFTGILHQPVGQSTAHHCRWLIVQDSHAHARTPGMEWTLFWSGARHGDRNERLRVFQRETAPPP; encoded by the coding sequence ATGCAGGAATCCACACGCCCTGGACGGCGGAGCGCACACGCGCCCGCCGCGACCACGCACGCGCGTGACTTCACCGCCCGTCCTGCCCTGCTTGCCACAGGCGGGGTGATCACGCCGGCAGCGCCATCCGTGCGCGCATGGCCCTGGCGCGCGTTGCGCAAATGGCTGCTAGTCGCGCTGGTCGCCTGCGCCTACCTGTTGCCCGGCACGCTCGGCCACGACCCGTGGAAGCAGGATGAGACCTACACGTTCGGCATCGTCCAGCACATGGTGGCAACCGGAGACCCGATCGTGCCGGTCAGCGCAGGCCAACCCTTTGTCGAAAAGCCGCCGCTCTATGCGTGGGTGGCCAGCACGCTGGTCTGGCTGCTGGCAGACGTGCTGCCCGCGCACGACGCCGCGCGGCTCGCGAGCGCACTGTTTGCCGGACTCGCGCTTGCGTTCACGGCGCGGCTCGCGCGGGCCGCCACAGGCGCAGCTTCATGGACGGATGCGCGCGTGCTCGGCACGGTGGCGCTGTGCGCAGGCTCGCTGATCGTCGTCAAGCACGCCCACGAGATGATCACCGACGTGGCGTTGCTGGCGGGCACCGCCATCGGTTTCTGCGGCTTGTTCGAATGCGTGCTGCCGGCAACCCATGCTCGCGGCTCGGCATGGCTGCTCGGCATTGGCATGGGGATGGCGCTGCTGGCCAAGGGCGTATTCATTCCGATGGTGTTCTGCATCACCATCGCCGGGGCTTGCGTGCTGCTGCCCGCATGTCGCAGTCGCGCGTTCGTGCGCCGACTCGGGACGGCGACGCTCGTCTTCCTTCCGTTCGCCACGATCTGGCCAACGCTTTTCTATCTGCGTGCGCCGGACCTCTTTCAGGTCTGGTTCTGGGACAACAACATCGGCCGCTTCCTCGGCTTCTCCGTGCCGGTGCTGGGCGCGGAGAATGACGATCCGCTCTACGTCTGGCATTCGCTGCTGACCATCGGGTTTCCCGCCGGCCCGCTTGCGCTCGTCGCGCTGGCCCGCGGCGCATGGCGAGACTGGCGTACACCGCACGTGGCACTGCCGCTCGTGTTCACGGCGGTAGGGCTGCTGGCGCTCCAATTCTCGGCGACGGGCCGTCCGTTGTACCTGCTGCCGTTCATCGAGCCGTTGGCAATACTGGGGCAGCGCGCCATGTCGCGGCTGCCGATGCGCGTGCACATCACGTGGGACTACCTCAGTCGCACGCTGTTCGGCGGTCTCGTGCTGCTTGCATGGCTGCTGTGGGCCGTCATGACGGAAAACACATCGCATGCAGGCCTGCGCTGGCTCGACCGCTGGTTGCCGGTCGATTGGACCTTGCCGATCCAGCCAACGCTAGTGGCCGCGGCGCTGGCCCTCACAGTGGGATGGCTCTGGCTGCTGCCGCGCCTGAAAGCGGCCGGCGCATGGCGCGGGGCAATGTCATGGGCGGCCGGTGCCCTGGTCGGCTGGGGCTTGATCGGCACGCTGCTGCTGCCGTGGCTGGACGAAGCCAAAAGCTATCGCTCCGTGTTCGACAGCTTCGGCGTCAAGCTGGCGCCGGCATGGCGCGCCGATGATTGCATGGCGAGCCTGCATCTGGGTGAATCGGAGGCGCCCATGCTGCGCTACTTCACCGGCATCCTGCACCAGCCCGTTGGGCAATCCACCGCACACCATTGTCGATGGCTGATCGTCCAGGACAGCCATGCGCACGCCCGAACGCCCGGAATGGAGTGGACCCTGTTCTGGTCGGGCGCCCGCCATGGCGACCGAAATGAGCGCCTGCGTGTCTTCCAGCGCGAAACCGCCCCGCCGCCCTGA
- a CDS encoding purine-nucleoside phosphorylase yields the protein MSVLSDKVDAPPPQPPHRLLGRKGKRLARAVAVGALLAAGVGASTQPGAQLAPESHARKVKVLIISMFAPEAQPWIDKLGLTQDVPVPGLSFDYPNVHCNASDVCQLTTGMGKANAASSVSALIYSGKFDLQRTYFLVAGIAGIDPLQGTLGSAAWARFLVDSDIAWEIDAREVPASWPNGFIGINTQGPGQKPPLDYKTEVFRVNEALLQKALALSKGAVLDDNATARAYRANYPSAPANQPPSVVQCDTAAGNTYWHGAKLGEREAAWVKLLTDGQGTYCTTQQEDNATFEALTRGAKAGLLDLQRVAVLRTASNFDRPYPGQTPYDSLVNSNSGGFVPSLNNLYLAGGPLVNEIVTRWSVWKHGVPSP from the coding sequence ATGAGCGTCCTATCTGACAAGGTCGACGCCCCGCCACCGCAGCCGCCGCACCGGCTGCTCGGGCGCAAAGGCAAACGATTGGCGCGTGCCGTCGCGGTTGGCGCATTGCTGGCGGCGGGCGTTGGCGCGTCGACGCAGCCCGGTGCGCAACTCGCACCGGAATCGCATGCGCGCAAGGTCAAGGTGCTGATCATCAGCATGTTCGCGCCCGAGGCGCAGCCGTGGATCGACAAGCTCGGCCTCACGCAGGACGTGCCGGTGCCGGGCCTGTCCTTCGACTATCCGAACGTGCATTGCAACGCCAGCGACGTCTGCCAGCTCACCACCGGCATGGGCAAGGCGAATGCCGCGTCGTCGGTGTCGGCGCTGATCTACAGCGGCAAGTTTGATCTGCAGCGCACGTACTTCCTCGTGGCGGGCATTGCCGGGATCGACCCGTTGCAGGGCACGCTCGGCAGCGCCGCGTGGGCGCGCTTCCTGGTCGACAGCGACATCGCGTGGGAGATCGATGCGCGCGAGGTGCCCGCCAGCTGGCCGAACGGTTTCATCGGCATCAATACGCAAGGCCCCGGGCAGAAGCCGCCGCTGGATTACAAGACCGAAGTCTTCCGCGTGAACGAGGCGCTGCTGCAGAAGGCGCTGGCGCTCTCCAAGGGCGCGGTGCTGGACGACAACGCCACCGCGCGGGCTTATCGCGCCAACTATCCGAGCGCACCCGCCAACCAGCCGCCCTCTGTCGTGCAATGCGACACCGCTGCCGGCAACACGTACTGGCACGGCGCCAAGCTGGGCGAGCGTGAAGCCGCGTGGGTCAAGCTGCTGACGGACGGGCAGGGCACGTATTGCACCACGCAGCAGGAAGACAACGCCACCTTTGAGGCGCTCACGCGCGGCGCGAAGGCGGGGCTGCTCGATCTGCAGCGGGTGGCCGTGCTGCGCACTGCATCCAACTTCGATCGACCGTATCCGGGGCAGACACCGTACGACTCGCTGGTCAACAGCAACTCGGGCGGGTTCGTGCCGTCGCTCAACAACCTGTACCTGGCGGGCGGTCCGCTGGTCAACGAGATCGTCACGCGCTGGAGCGTGTGGAAACACGGAGTGCCCTCGCCATGA
- a CDS encoding purine-nucleoside phosphorylase, which yields MIDSRLKMPMPRLRTIAKLCAVGAAALTLNSCAYDGVKVIVINMFQGEAQPFIDRYDLKEKVYISGLSPDAPNMLCNYDGICQVTTGMGYANAASTISALLYRSKLDLSHTYFVIAGIAGIDPGQGTVGSAAWARYAVDYGLSHEIDAREMPAGWPYGYFGIGTKGPGQKPPMDYRTEVFQLNETLLQKAYTLSKSATLEDSPEAIAFRKNYAYAPANQPPAVIQCDVASADTWWAGRNLGQRARDWVKTMTDNKGTYCTTAQEDNATLEVLTRGARAGKVDFSRVALLRAGSDFDRPYDGQSASDGLINYAQQGGFVPATHNLVNAAKPLLDDIVQHWPQWKQGVPAN from the coding sequence ATGATCGATTCCCGACTCAAGATGCCCATGCCGCGTTTGCGTACGATCGCGAAGCTCTGCGCCGTCGGTGCCGCAGCGCTGACCTTGAACAGCTGCGCGTATGACGGAGTGAAGGTCATCGTCATCAACATGTTCCAGGGCGAAGCCCAACCCTTTATTGACCGCTACGACCTGAAGGAGAAGGTCTATATTTCCGGCCTGTCACCCGATGCGCCGAACATGCTGTGCAACTACGACGGCATCTGCCAGGTCACGACCGGCATGGGCTACGCGAATGCCGCGTCGACGATTTCCGCGCTGCTCTATCGCAGCAAGCTGGACCTCTCGCACACGTACTTTGTGATTGCCGGCATTGCGGGCATCGATCCGGGGCAGGGGACAGTGGGCTCGGCGGCGTGGGCGCGGTATGCGGTCGATTACGGCCTGTCGCATGAGATCGATGCGCGCGAGATGCCGGCCGGCTGGCCGTACGGCTACTTCGGCATCGGCACCAAGGGCCCCGGCCAGAAGCCGCCGATGGACTACCGCACCGAGGTGTTCCAGCTCAACGAGACGCTGCTGCAGAAGGCGTACACGCTGTCGAAATCGGCGACGCTGGAAGACAGCCCCGAGGCCATCGCCTTCCGCAAGAACTACGCGTATGCGCCGGCCAACCAGCCGCCTGCCGTCATCCAGTGCGACGTGGCTTCCGCCGACACATGGTGGGCCGGCCGCAACTTGGGCCAGCGGGCGCGAGACTGGGTGAAGACGATGACCGACAACAAGGGCACCTACTGCACGACGGCGCAGGAAGACAACGCCACGCTGGAAGTCCTGACGCGCGGCGCCCGCGCCGGCAAGGTCGACTTCAGCCGCGTGGCATTGCTGCGTGCCGGGTCCGACTTCGATCGTCCATACGACGGCCAGAGCGCCTCCGACGGGCTCATTAACTACGCGCAGCAGGGCGGCTTTGTGCCGGCCACGCACAACCTCGTCAATGCGGCCAAGCCGTTATTGGACGACATCGTGCAGCACTGGCCCCAGTGGAAACAGGGGGTGCCGGCGAATTAA
- a CDS encoding TonB-dependent siderophore receptor: protein MNRHLAARAFSCALAAIPLAVSTLAHAEADQPAAGGATVNLNETTVTAASQRGFAASTAQVGAFRGMALRDIPATVNVVTREALDAQQDTSLYDALRKTAGVTRQQLSGETFDNLAIRGVTLENRTNFRFNGSMPMAALTAIPLEDKERVEVLKGVSALYYGYTTPGGVVNLVTKRAGNTPVTTLGMQFDSNGTAVGTLDVGRRFGEDNQYGLRFNAAGVSLQSPTSGIDGTRQLAAVAFDWKVNSRLTLKADVEYSRKVITEQSVVTLPAAKNGVITLPAMPDPSKRISPGWADFDGNNTNALLRADYALADAWLLTVEGGMSETARTRAFSEFRLTNTLTGAGTLSGQRQSGRWNTSHVRVDVSGTEKTGWITHDLTFGVARSDMRQAAVYSDRFSGAQNLYNPVDLGWLPTTGTGFTAEQRAVDSGVYALDRMTLSEHWQVIAGLRYTRYTSEQAPNRYEASKTTPLGAVIYKFTPTLSAYASYAQGLEAGARAPNTAANANVAMPPALSEQKELGLRYETPAGTQLAAAVYDIDRAAAYTNDANIFVQDGRERIRGIELTAQGRVTPDLSLLASAGWTDAKFRGVGNGLDGKTPENTPRSTASIFAEYTLPMLRAVSLNAGAYYLGPRPVNDANQAELGGTTLFSAGVRYVTRISGKRATLQFNVDNLTDKRYWAGAGNNRLSMGAPRLFKLGMKIDL, encoded by the coding sequence ATGAACCGTCATCTCGCGGCTCGCGCCTTCTCGTGCGCGCTCGCCGCCATTCCTCTTGCCGTTTCCACATTGGCGCATGCCGAAGCCGACCAGCCGGCCGCAGGCGGCGCCACGGTGAACCTCAACGAGACGACCGTCACGGCGGCCAGCCAGCGGGGCTTTGCAGCCAGCACGGCACAGGTTGGGGCGTTCCGCGGGATGGCGTTGCGCGACATCCCTGCCACCGTGAACGTGGTCACGCGCGAGGCGCTCGACGCGCAGCAGGACACGTCGCTGTACGACGCCCTGCGCAAGACGGCCGGCGTGACGCGCCAGCAGCTCTCAGGCGAAACGTTCGACAACCTCGCCATCCGCGGCGTGACGCTGGAGAACCGCACCAATTTCCGCTTCAACGGCTCGATGCCGATGGCTGCACTCACGGCGATCCCGCTGGAAGACAAGGAACGCGTGGAGGTGCTGAAAGGCGTGTCGGCGCTGTATTACGGCTACACGACGCCGGGCGGTGTGGTCAATCTCGTGACCAAGCGGGCGGGCAATACGCCGGTGACCACGCTCGGCATGCAGTTCGACAGCAACGGCACCGCTGTGGGCACGCTCGACGTCGGGCGCCGCTTCGGTGAAGACAATCAGTACGGCCTTCGCTTCAACGCCGCGGGTGTCTCGTTGCAGTCGCCTACCAGCGGCATTGACGGCACGCGCCAGCTCGCCGCCGTGGCCTTCGACTGGAAGGTCAACAGCCGCCTCACCCTGAAAGCCGACGTGGAATATTCGCGCAAGGTCATCACCGAGCAGTCGGTGGTGACGCTGCCCGCCGCGAAAAACGGGGTGATCACCTTGCCGGCCATGCCCGACCCGAGCAAACGCATTTCGCCGGGCTGGGCCGACTTTGATGGCAACAACACCAACGCGCTGCTGCGCGCCGATTACGCGCTTGCCGATGCATGGCTGCTGACGGTGGAAGGTGGCATGTCGGAGACGGCGCGGACGCGGGCGTTCTCCGAATTTCGGCTGACGAACACGCTGACGGGCGCCGGCACGTTGTCGGGCCAGCGGCAGAGCGGTCGCTGGAATACCAGCCACGTGCGGGTAGACGTTTCCGGTACCGAGAAGACGGGGTGGATCACGCATGACCTGACCTTTGGTGTGGCGCGATCCGACATGCGTCAGGCGGCCGTGTACTCCGACCGCTTCTCAGGCGCGCAGAACTTGTACAACCCGGTCGACCTCGGCTGGCTGCCGACCACCGGCACCGGCTTTACCGCCGAGCAGCGCGCCGTAGACAGCGGCGTCTACGCGCTGGATCGAATGACGTTGTCGGAGCACTGGCAGGTGATCGCTGGCCTGCGCTACACGCGCTATACCAGCGAGCAGGCGCCCAACCGTTATGAAGCCAGCAAGACCACGCCGCTGGGGGCGGTCATCTACAAGTTCACGCCGACGCTGTCGGCGTATGCGTCGTACGCACAAGGCCTGGAAGCCGGAGCGCGCGCCCCAAATACGGCCGCCAATGCCAATGTGGCCATGCCGCCAGCGCTGTCGGAGCAAAAGGAACTCGGCCTGCGTTACGAAACACCGGCCGGCACACAGCTCGCCGCTGCCGTGTACGACATCGACCGCGCGGCAGCGTACACCAACGACGCCAATATCTTCGTGCAAGACGGTCGCGAGCGCATCCGCGGTATCGAGCTGACCGCGCAAGGCCGCGTCACCCCGGATTTGTCGCTGCTGGCCTCGGCCGGCTGGACGGACGCGAAGTTCCGCGGTGTCGGCAACGGCCTCGACGGAAAAACGCCGGAAAACACGCCGCGCAGCACCGCCAGCATCTTTGCCGAATACACGTTGCCGATGCTGCGCGCTGTCTCGCTCAACGCGGGCGCCTACTACCTCGGCCCACGGCCTGTGAACGACGCCAACCAAGCAGAGCTGGGCGGCACGACGCTCTTCAGCGCAGGCGTGCGCTATGTGACGCGGATTTCGGGCAAGCGGGCAACGCTGCAGTTCAATGTCGACAACCTGACCGACAAGCGTTACTGGGCGGGCGCCGGGAACAATCGTCTGTCGATGGGGGCGCCACGTCTTTTCAAACTCGGCATGAAGATCGATCTGTGA
- a CDS encoding slipin family protein — MLYGFFSAGGLIFLAVLLVISSFRVLREYERGVVFLLGRFWRVKGPGLVLIVPAIQQMVRVDLRTVVMDVPPQDVISHDNVSVKVNAVVYFRVVDPERAIIQVANYLEATSQLAQTTLRAILGKHELDEMLAEREKLNLDIQKVLDIQTDPWGIKIANVEIKHVDLNESMIRAIARQAEAERERRAKVIHAEGELQASEKLLEAARMLAQQPEAIQLRYLQTLTQIAGDKSSTIVFPLPMEVLGAVKKAAGG; from the coding sequence ATGCTCTACGGTTTCTTCAGCGCAGGCGGCCTGATCTTCCTGGCCGTGCTGCTGGTCATCTCCTCGTTCCGGGTGCTGCGCGAATACGAGCGCGGCGTGGTGTTTCTGCTGGGCCGCTTCTGGCGCGTGAAGGGGCCGGGGCTGGTGCTGATCGTGCCGGCGATCCAGCAAATGGTGCGCGTGGATCTGCGCACGGTTGTGATGGACGTACCGCCGCAGGATGTGATCTCGCACGACAACGTTTCGGTCAAGGTCAATGCGGTGGTGTATTTCCGTGTCGTCGATCCGGAGCGCGCCATCATCCAGGTGGCCAACTATCTGGAAGCGACCAGCCAGCTCGCCCAGACGACGCTGCGGGCCATCCTGGGCAAGCACGAGCTGGACGAGATGCTGGCCGAGCGCGAAAAGCTCAACCTCGACATCCAGAAGGTGCTCGACATCCAGACCGACCCGTGGGGCATCAAGATCGCGAACGTGGAGATCAAACACGTCGACCTGAACGAATCGATGATCCGCGCCATCGCCCGTCAGGCCGAGGCCGAGCGCGAACGCCGCGCCAAGGTCATCCACGCGGAAGGCGAACTGCAGGCGTCGGAAAAGCTGCTCGAAGCCGCACGCATGCTGGCCCAGCAGCCCGAGGCAATCCAGTTGCGCTATCTCCAGACGCTCACGCAGATCGCCGGCGACAAAAGCTCGACGATTGTCTTTCCGCTGCCGATGGAAGTGCTGGGCGCAGTGAAGAAAGCGGCCGGTGGCTGA